The following are encoded in a window of Ignicoccus islandicus DSM 13165 genomic DNA:
- the ftsY gene encoding signal recognition particle-docking protein FtsY: MLGKLKKALKSLVKEVSSKVSTEEPIEQPKPVSEEGKETTVIAKRKDIGSKPKETVEKKGFFAKVKESIAYKEINLKKLEPIFEEYVLTLAEADVAYEVAEDLINDFKSRLAKLKIRRGESEEKVIENALRESLLSILSVESIDLVEIAKRYANENKVLKVMVMGVNGVGKTTTIAKIAYLLKKTGVTPVIAAADTFRAGAVEQLKVHAERIGVPIITRPYGTDPAAVAYDAIEFARARGFHVVLIDTAGRMHVDSDLMNELRKINRVVRPDLKILVLDALTGNDALEQARFFDEAVGIDAIILTKVDADAKGGAALSVIATLKKPVMYLGVGQSYDDLIRFDPKWLVERIMGSD, from the coding sequence GTGCTAGGGAAACTCAAGAAGGCTCTAAAGAGTCTAGTAAAGGAAGTTAGTAGCAAAGTTTCTACCGAAGAACCGATCGAACAGCCGAAGCCAGTAAGCGAGGAGGGGAAAGAAACAACAGTCATTGCTAAAAGAAAGGACATCGGAAGTAAACCGAAGGAAACAGTTGAGAAGAAGGGATTTTTCGCTAAGGTAAAGGAATCCATTGCGTATAAAGAAATAAATCTAAAGAAACTCGAACCTATATTTGAGGAATACGTACTAACGTTAGCTGAAGCTGACGTCGCTTATGAAGTCGCCGAAGATCTCATAAACGACTTTAAAAGTAGATTAGCGAAACTAAAGATAAGGAGAGGCGAAAGCGAGGAAAAAGTCATCGAAAATGCATTACGTGAGAGTCTCCTTAGTATATTATCTGTTGAAAGTATCGACTTAGTAGAGATAGCTAAAAGATATGCGAATGAGAACAAAGTACTCAAAGTTATGGTAATGGGTGTTAATGGTGTTGGCAAGACAACGACTATCGCAAAAATAGCCTATTTATTGAAGAAGACAGGCGTAACTCCCGTAATAGCAGCAGCTGATACTTTTAGAGCAGGAGCGGTTGAGCAGTTAAAAGTTCATGCTGAACGGATAGGCGTCCCAATAATAACCAGGCCTTACGGCACAGATCCAGCTGCTGTTGCATACGATGCTATAGAGTTTGCACGAGCACGTGGATTTCACGTAGTCCTAATAGATACTGCCGGTAGAATGCACGTTGATTCCGACCTAATGAATGAGTTACGGAAGATAAATAGAGTAGTACGCCCCGATTTAAAAATATTAGTGTTAGACGCCCTTACGGGTAATGACGCTCTCGAGCAAGCAAGATTCTTTGATGAAGCTGTAGGTATTGACGCAATTATCCTAACCAAGGTCGATGCGGATGCAAAAGGAGGAGCCGCCTTGAGCGTTATTGCTACTCTCAAGAAACCAGTTATGTATCTTGGCGTAGGCCAAAGTTACGATGATTTGATAAGGTTCGATCCTAAATGGTTAGTGGAAAGAATTATGGGGAGTGATTAG
- a CDS encoding 50S ribosomal protein L10 has protein sequence MSAVESFTRAQVRERYPEWKVRMLNEVAEQLSKHDVFLVVDLTKTPANVVHKFRKKYRKELEYIRTLKNNIVRKAFEKSNIELPKEMDEALTGTNLFIATDENPFLVALKISKFSVPGYPKPGDIAETEIVIPAMDTGLKPGPMLSTFGKLKIKTMVKGGTIHIAKDTVVAKPGDVISPELVSVLMTLGITPVEIKLKLKGAYIKSLGRWVPASELLLDIESYKKELMEAYLNALKLGAEIAYPVPEVLELSLTKAMQNALKLAVESAWLTKESAPYLMSKAQAQAYALASQLGDLAKELGIEISNIQATQPVSTTQEKEEQKEEEEEEKKEVSEEDLSAGLGALFG, from the coding sequence ATGAGCGCGGTCGAAAGCTTTACCAGAGCGCAAGTTAGAGAACGATATCCCGAATGGAAAGTCAGAATGCTAAACGAAGTGGCAGAGCAACTAAGTAAACACGATGTTTTCCTTGTAGTAGATCTAACTAAGACACCAGCGAATGTTGTTCACAAATTCAGGAAGAAGTACAGGAAAGAGCTAGAATATATAAGAACTTTAAAGAACAACATTGTCCGTAAGGCTTTCGAAAAATCGAACATAGAATTGCCAAAGGAAATGGATGAAGCGCTTACTGGTACTAACCTATTCATAGCAACTGACGAGAACCCCTTCCTTGTGGCTCTAAAGATATCAAAATTCTCCGTACCAGGTTACCCCAAGCCCGGCGATATTGCGGAGACCGAAATAGTCATTCCAGCAATGGATACCGGTTTGAAGCCCGGTCCAATGCTTTCAACCTTTGGAAAATTGAAGATAAAGACTATGGTAAAAGGCGGAACTATACATATTGCGAAGGATACCGTAGTAGCCAAACCGGGCGATGTAATCTCACCCGAGTTAGTGAGCGTATTGATGACCTTAGGTATTACACCAGTAGAAATTAAATTGAAATTAAAGGGAGCTTACATAAAGTCCCTCGGTAGATGGGTACCAGCATCCGAACTATTACTTGACATCGAAAGCTACAAGAAGGAACTAATGGAAGCATATCTGAATGCATTGAAACTTGGTGCAGAGATAGCTTACCCCGTTCCAGAGGTACTCGAACTAAGCCTCACAAAGGCCATGCAGAACGCCTTAAAGTTAGCTGTAGAAAGTGCGTGGTTGACAAAGGAGTCGGCGCCTTACCTAATGTCAAAGGCCCAGGCCCAAGCCTATGCGTTAGCATCTCAGCTTGGTGACTTAGCGAAGGAACTAGGAATAGAGATTTCAAATATACAAGCTACGCAACCAGTTAGCACAACTCAAGAGAAGGAGGAACAAAAAGAGGAGGAGGAAGAGGAAAAGAAGGAAGTATCTGAAGAGGATCTAAGCGCCGGCCTCGGAGCGCTCTTCGGATAA
- a CDS encoding exosome complex RNA-binding protein Csl4, which translates to MPFVKNNEWVVPGQPLAATEELMPGKGTFVDNGIIRASIPGVVKIDMLNYQIEVRGKDVAQELPSPKSSVIGYILSMRDELALVKVTKSPSHALKNVIVTGALHISQASSKKYLSSLYDGYAPGDIVKLKVISGPPYVLTAKGPRLGVLYSTCSVCGNPLWLEESSGKLKCLVCGHEEERVVSTDYLLKLK; encoded by the coding sequence GTGCCCTTTGTAAAGAATAACGAATGGGTGGTGCCCGGCCAACCTCTAGCAGCAACAGAGGAACTCATGCCAGGTAAAGGCACATTCGTAGACAATGGTATCATTAGGGCAAGCATACCTGGAGTAGTAAAGATAGATATGCTAAATTATCAAATAGAGGTTCGGGGAAAAGACGTAGCACAAGAACTCCCATCTCCCAAGAGCAGTGTAATAGGTTACATACTAAGTATGCGGGACGAACTTGCTCTAGTAAAAGTAACCAAATCACCTTCGCACGCACTTAAGAACGTCATAGTAACTGGAGCTTTACACATATCCCAAGCGTCTTCGAAGAAATACCTCTCCAGTCTGTATGACGGTTACGCTCCCGGTGACATAGTAAAACTTAAGGTAATTAGTGGCCCCCCATACGTTTTAACTGCTAAAGGCCCACGGCTAGGTGTGTTATACTCAACTTGTTCAGTTTGTGGAAACCCTCTCTGGCTGGAGGAGAGTTCCGGGAAATTGAAATGTCTCGTTTGCGGACATGAGGAAGAAAGGGTGGTATCTACTGACTACCTCCTTAAATTAAAATGA
- the rpl18a gene encoding 50S ribosomal protein L18Ae, with translation MSEVKTFLIEGKMLISHDKNPQWQKFAIYKRGITERDVIERVLSELGSHHKLKRYHIKIENVREVSENDIEDLSVLQLLHLKEWVSFDSERVWRKYKLGWSIDNSRK, from the coding sequence GTGAGTGAAGTCAAGACTTTTCTAATAGAGGGTAAAATGTTAATTTCCCATGATAAGAATCCTCAATGGCAGAAGTTTGCAATCTATAAAAGAGGAATCACTGAAAGAGATGTTATAGAAAGAGTATTATCCGAGCTAGGAAGTCATCACAAACTAAAGCGATATCATATAAAAATAGAAAATGTAAGGGAAGTTAGCGAAAATGACATTGAAGACTTATCGGTACTACAGCTGCTTCATCTAAAAGAATGGGTTTCATTTGATAGCGAAAGAGTTTGGAGAAAATACAAACTCGGATGGTCGATCGATAACTCGAGGAAGTGA
- a CDS encoding glucose-1-phosphate thymidylyltransferase — protein MKLDGIILAAGKGTRLRPITFSIPKPLIPIMGRPIVGYGIEQLKKLGIKEITMVVGWLHEVFEEVLGNGERFGIKIKYVLQEKRLGIAHAINLALTEGDINNPFLVYLGDNVLNDSWINNFKNVFKDYDSIIFLARVKDPRRFGVAIIKDDRVVGFIEKPKVPPSDLALVGLYYFKDPEDFRKCYSTLKPSWRGEYEITDIINCYIRRGLNIGYIVIDGWWKDTGKPEDLIDAMMIIMDNYLDRSQIKGEVNGEVYGRVIVEEGAIVNGKVYGPAYIGKGVYVSENTVIEHYVDLEKDVKIDGGHVTRSLVLDSSTFKLGRSRLIDSIIGPYSDISVSHDLRLKLKLTASQESKIFID, from the coding sequence ATGAAACTGGACGGTATTATACTAGCAGCAGGTAAAGGTACACGTTTAAGACCTATAACTTTTTCGATACCAAAACCACTAATTCCAATAATGGGTCGACCTATAGTTGGTTATGGCATAGAGCAACTCAAGAAACTTGGTATAAAAGAGATAACAATGGTAGTTGGATGGCTCCATGAAGTCTTCGAAGAGGTCTTAGGAAATGGTGAAAGGTTCGGTATTAAAATAAAATATGTACTACAAGAGAAACGCTTAGGTATAGCACATGCAATTAACTTAGCACTTACGGAAGGAGATATTAATAACCCTTTTCTCGTATACTTAGGTGACAACGTCCTTAACGATTCGTGGATAAACAACTTCAAGAACGTGTTTAAAGACTACGACTCTATAATATTCTTAGCTAGAGTTAAGGATCCGAGAAGGTTCGGTGTAGCTATAATTAAGGATGACAGAGTTGTAGGTTTTATTGAAAAACCAAAGGTACCTCCTTCGGACCTAGCTCTAGTTGGTTTATATTACTTTAAGGACCCAGAGGATTTCAGGAAGTGTTACTCGACACTTAAACCGAGCTGGAGAGGAGAATACGAAATCACGGACATCATTAACTGCTATATAAGGAGAGGACTGAACATCGGATACATAGTTATTGACGGATGGTGGAAAGATACTGGGAAACCGGAGGACTTGATTGATGCAATGATGATAATAATGGATAATTACTTGGATCGTAGTCAAATAAAAGGTGAGGTTAACGGTGAAGTTTACGGCCGAGTTATAGTAGAGGAAGGTGCTATTGTAAACGGAAAAGTCTATGGACCTGCATACATAGGTAAAGGCGTATATGTTTCGGAAAATACCGTAATAGAGCATTACGTAGATTTAGAAAAGGATGTGAAAATCGATGGCGGACACGTAACTAGATCTCTTGTACTGGACTCATCCACATTTAAATTAGGGCGTTCTAGGTTAATAGATTCAATAATAGGTCCTTACTCAGATATATCAGTAAGTCACGACCTGCGACTGAAACTTAAGCTTACTGCATCTCAAGAAAGTAAAATATTTATTGACTGA
- a CDS encoding RpoL/Rpb11 RNA polymerase subunit family protein: MSSLKLDVELISKSPTELRIKIPNEGHTLGNLITKLASKKPHVNMAVYYVEHPLKQNLFITIRTDGQIDPLDALLQTIDEAINYLEKFKEELEEGK; the protein is encoded by the coding sequence ATGTCAAGCTTGAAATTAGATGTTGAATTGATTTCGAAGAGTCCTACAGAGCTTCGCATAAAGATACCTAACGAAGGTCATACGTTAGGTAACTTAATAACTAAATTGGCTTCGAAGAAACCTCATGTTAACATGGCGGTATACTACGTTGAACACCCATTGAAACAAAACCTATTTATAACAATTAGGACCGATGGTCAGATCGATCCTTTAGATGCACTCCTTCAAACAATAGACGAGGCGATTAATTACCTTGAAAAGTTCAAAGAAGAGCTTGAAGAAGGAAAGTAG
- the pfdA gene encoding prefoldin subunit alpha, which produces MSSNEQAEIYALVYEYQNLKKLAEILGSEIEKKRIDLSEVNVALDEINNLRESVEALVPLGPVFVKGTLTNKVIVPIGSNYFVAMKPDEAKQKLNEIKAVLEKQIKELEGKLNEVLTKISSIESQLLKLQGSSSARETQEGSKESSKGS; this is translated from the coding sequence ATGAGCTCTAATGAACAAGCAGAAATTTACGCCTTAGTCTACGAGTACCAAAACTTAAAGAAACTTGCCGAAATACTCGGCTCTGAAATCGAAAAGAAGAGAATTGATTTGAGTGAAGTAAACGTCGCACTAGATGAGATTAATAATTTAAGAGAATCCGTGGAGGCCTTAGTGCCTCTAGGACCAGTATTCGTTAAAGGTACGTTAACGAATAAAGTTATAGTACCAATTGGGAGTAACTACTTTGTAGCAATGAAACCTGACGAAGCTAAACAAAAACTCAATGAAATAAAGGCAGTTTTAGAAAAACAAATTAAGGAACTCGAAGGGAAACTCAACGAAGTACTTACTAAAATAAGTTCTATAGAGTCACAGCTGCTAAAACTTCAGGGATCTAGTAGTGCTAGGGAAACTCAAGAAGGCTCTAAAGAGTCTAGTAAAGGAAGTTAG
- a CDS encoding 50S ribosomal protein L1: protein MSAELEWIETAVKDAIEKSPKRNFLESVEMIVVLKDIDLKGPEGRIREVVELPYQPHKDVNICVVADGEMALTAQKLGVNVITREELQNMDKKRAKKLASTCDWVLVKVDLMGLAGKVLGPALGPRGKAPIPVPPNAPLQNLIEKYKKSVNIRIRKQPQVMCRIGTKDMDVKELAENAYAVLQALERKLPNAQHQVSKVIIKTTMGPPFIAVRR, encoded by the coding sequence GTGAGTGCCGAGTTAGAATGGATTGAAACTGCTGTAAAGGATGCCATAGAAAAATCGCCGAAGAGGAACTTTCTCGAGTCAGTTGAAATGATAGTGGTCCTAAAGGACATAGACTTGAAAGGTCCAGAGGGAAGAATTAGAGAAGTAGTTGAACTACCATACCAACCTCATAAAGATGTCAATATTTGCGTGGTCGCCGATGGTGAAATGGCGTTAACTGCCCAGAAACTAGGTGTTAATGTAATCACGCGCGAGGAACTTCAAAACATGGATAAGAAACGAGCTAAGAAATTGGCCAGTACTTGTGACTGGGTCTTAGTAAAGGTCGATCTAATGGGTCTCGCTGGTAAGGTATTAGGTCCAGCCTTAGGTCCACGAGGAAAGGCTCCTATACCGGTGCCTCCTAATGCACCTCTTCAAAATCTAATAGAGAAATATAAGAAATCCGTGAACATAAGGATTAGGAAACAGCCGCAAGTGATGTGTAGAATAGGCACCAAGGATATGGATGTAAAAGAGCTTGCCGAGAACGCTTATGCTGTGCTTCAAGCATTAGAAAGGAAGCTACCCAACGCGCAACATCAAGTTAGTAAGGTTATAATAAAAACGACTATGGGTCCCCCATTTATAGCAGTTAGAAGGTGA
- a CDS encoding 50S ribosomal protein L11 has translation MPKKTLTFTIEGGQAKPIPPIKPALESVGLPVEEVVNKINEMTKRYKGFEVTVKVIVDEETKEYEIEIIPPNITDLLLKKAGASKPSGDPIHQKVGNLTYEQVIEVALLKAPELTAKTLKGAVKTVLGTARAIGLTVDGKDPKEVTRLTDEGAYDEVLSKYEEEWESVS, from the coding sequence ATGCCTAAGAAGACCCTGACATTTACGATTGAAGGTGGGCAAGCGAAGCCTATACCCCCAATAAAGCCTGCCTTAGAGTCAGTGGGATTACCAGTAGAGGAGGTTGTTAACAAAATAAACGAAATGACAAAGAGATATAAAGGCTTTGAAGTGACAGTGAAGGTAATCGTAGACGAGGAGACCAAGGAATATGAAATAGAAATAATTCCACCAAACATTACGGACTTGTTATTGAAGAAAGCGGGAGCTTCCAAACCATCTGGCGATCCAATACATCAGAAAGTAGGTAACTTAACCTATGAGCAAGTTATAGAAGTTGCCCTACTGAAAGCACCCGAGCTGACTGCTAAGACTCTCAAGGGAGCAGTCAAGACAGTTTTAGGTACTGCCAGAGCGATAGGACTTACTGTAGATGGTAAGGATCCAAAAGAAGTTACCCGATTAACTGATGAAGGAGCTTATGATGAAGTATTAAGCAAGTATGAAGAAGAGTGGGAATCAGTTAGTTAA
- a CDS encoding protein translocase SEC61 complex subunit gamma, giving the protein MDVKLKSFSYYINKIVEMIYEWRSILAKASKPSPEEFNAIIKVVFLSMAVIGTLSYLIKATAVMFLFK; this is encoded by the coding sequence ATGGATGTAAAGCTGAAATCGTTTAGTTATTACATTAATAAGATTGTAGAAATGATTTATGAATGGAGATCGATATTAGCGAAAGCGTCTAAGCCCTCTCCAGAGGAGTTCAATGCCATAATTAAAGTAGTGTTCTTGTCTATGGCAGTGATTGGAACATTATCGTACCTAATAAAAGCGACAGCAGTCATGTTTCTATTTAAATAG
- a CDS encoding transcription elongation factor Spt5 codes for MPFYPVRTTTGREIDVALIIERRAKSSRLDVRSVVVPPRLKGFVLVEAPAPYVVLEVIRGIRDVRGGPGRRMEVDEVVKLIRPTPVIELIDVGDIVELVAGPFKGMKARVEFKDPSKNEVVLNILEAAYPLQITVPVDYVKPVKR; via the coding sequence ATGCCGTTCTATCCTGTGCGAACAACTACTGGTAGAGAGATAGATGTTGCATTAATAATAGAACGTCGTGCCAAGTCTTCTAGACTCGATGTGAGGTCAGTTGTAGTACCACCTCGTCTAAAAGGATTCGTTTTAGTTGAAGCGCCCGCACCCTACGTAGTACTAGAGGTCATTAGAGGAATAAGGGACGTGAGAGGAGGGCCAGGTAGAAGAATGGAGGTTGACGAAGTAGTAAAGTTAATAAGACCAACACCAGTAATAGAACTCATAGACGTAGGAGACATAGTCGAACTCGTTGCAGGTCCATTCAAAGGGATGAAAGCAAGAGTTGAATTCAAGGATCCTTCAAAGAACGAAGTTGTACTTAACATTTTAGAAGCTGCGTACCCCCTCCAAATCACAGTGCCTGTGGATTACGTGAAGCCCGTGAAGAGGTGA
- a CDS encoding DUF2067 family protein, which translates to MIKKRLVVKCRSNESCLELLNKITENVSSRFLKSEIKGNTLQLEVIGLPYELKEIKYDIEMLKKEIESKHIKGNKYIKLHELGKLFHGTISIEVLSTVLKSRGYYVEVDDDKLYTNAPMDIIEEIVKKSKEIQEDEVVKYKLSSAAKRVVITLSLITDTPPNEVIELLKSQGFLEQGSFRYQLKENANAVINKLMKLFKSPK; encoded by the coding sequence TTGATTAAGAAACGTTTAGTAGTAAAGTGTAGGTCTAACGAAAGCTGCCTGGAGTTACTTAATAAAATAACTGAGAACGTAAGTTCACGTTTCCTAAAGTCAGAGATAAAAGGTAATACGCTACAACTAGAGGTAATCGGACTTCCGTATGAATTAAAAGAAATAAAGTATGACATTGAAATGCTCAAAAAAGAGATTGAAAGTAAACATATAAAGGGTAATAAATACATCAAGCTGCATGAACTAGGCAAACTGTTTCACGGTACTATTTCCATAGAGGTACTCTCAACTGTACTTAAATCGAGAGGTTACTACGTGGAAGTAGATGACGATAAATTATACACTAATGCTCCCATGGATATAATAGAAGAAATAGTAAAGAAGTCAAAAGAGATACAAGAGGACGAGGTAGTTAAATACAAACTATCCAGTGCAGCGAAAAGGGTTGTTATAACATTATCACTGATCACAGATACCCCTCCGAATGAGGTAATAGAATTACTCAAATCCCAAGGATTTCTCGAGCAAGGTTCCTTCAGGTATCAGTTAAAGGAGAATGCTAACGCGGTAATTAATAAACTTATGAAGCTCTTCAAGAGCCCAAAATAG
- a CDS encoding translation initiation factor IF-5A — MSKTYATLGELKVGNFIMIDGEPCKIVSISKAKTGKHGSAKANVVAISLLSGSKKTLVAPVDTRVEVPIIEKRVGQVLAVTGDSVQLMDMESYDTFEVPLPEEEEIKSKLEPGVEVEYWILPPNVYKIMRIRGGGK; from the coding sequence ATGTCAAAGACGTATGCAACGCTTGGCGAATTGAAAGTTGGTAACTTCATCATGATTGATGGTGAACCTTGTAAGATAGTCTCTATCAGCAAGGCGAAGACAGGAAAACATGGTAGTGCAAAAGCTAACGTAGTTGCCATAAGTTTACTTAGTGGTTCCAAGAAAACGTTAGTAGCACCGGTTGATACTAGAGTCGAGGTACCTATAATAGAAAAGAGGGTTGGACAAGTACTTGCAGTAACCGGTGATAGTGTTCAACTAATGGATATGGAGAGCTACGATACATTCGAAGTACCCCTCCCAGAGGAAGAAGAGATAAAGAGTAAGCTTGAGCCCGGAGTTGAAGTTGAGTATTGGATATTACCACCTAATGTATACAAAATAATGAGAATAAGAGGTGGCGGCAAGTAA